A region of Drosophila suzukii chromosome 2L, CBGP_Dsuzu_IsoJpt1.0, whole genome shotgun sequence DNA encodes the following proteins:
- the mre11 gene encoding double-strand break repair protein MRE11, whose amino-acid sequence MEDTTGAEQDADNVIRILVATDNHLGYGEKDAVRGEDSFTAFEEILELAVSEDVDMILLGGDLFHDAVPSQNSMHKCIELLRRYTFGDRPVSLEILSDQAQCFHNAVNQSVNYEDPNLNIAIPVFSIHGNHDDPSGFGRLSSLDLLSTSGLVNYFGRWTDLSQVEISPVLIRKGESQLALYGLSHIHDGRLARLIKDFKVKFNCPGTVAIGEAGDESKEEEDWFHLLVVHQNRAERGPKNYLPEDLLPPFLDLVIWGHEHDCRIEPEENAKQRFYVSQPGSSVPTSLSEGEAKKKHVGLLEIYKGKFKLKALPLQTVRPFVYESVVLPDRAEELGLDEGDASNKVFKFAKERVEAMLEMAATQHTGHPRQPTLPLIRLRLLYTDESCMFNAIRFGQMFSTRVANVQDVVQFSKLIKRTKTETVNLDKEALRRALEADNATRVEELVDRYFEEAKSNKPLRLFHSKALAEMTYRLVERRDADAAENIVKFYKEKAVDHLMESMPNDENVDDELTTFRVRHKHEDLLKMLDTQGLKVKREDKSTTILGSEASTSTVPATGRGRGRGRGTARGRTAAAAAPRGKAQLEVTVNNTRSSGRQQTLLSNVRNTASYVISDDSD is encoded by the exons ATGGAGGACACCACGGGAGCAGAGCAGGATGCGGATAACGTGATCCGCATCCTGGTGGCCACCGACAACCATCTAGGCTATGGCGAGAAGGACGCGGTCCGGGGTGAAGACAGTTTCACAGCCTTTGAGGAGATCCTGGAACTGGCGGTGTCCGAGGATGTGGACATGATTCTGCTGGGCGGCGACCTCTTCCACGACGCGGTGCCCAGCCAGAACTCTATGCACAA GTGCATCGAGCTCCTGCGGCGCTACACCTTCGGCGATCGGCCAGTTTCCCTGGAGATCCTCAGTGACCAGGCGCAGTGCTTTCATAATGCCGTCAACCAGTCGGTGAACTACGAGGACCCCAACCTGAACATCGCCATTCCGGTGTTCTCCATTCACGGCAATCACGACGATCCCAGTGGCTTCGGTCGCCTGAGCTCCCTGGATCTGCTAAGCACCTCGGGTCTGGTCAATTACTTTGGCCGCTGGACGGACCTCAGCCAAGTGGAGATCAGCCCCGTCCTGATACGCAAGGGCGAGAGCCAGCTGGCTCTGTACGGACTTAGCCACATCCACGATGGGCGGCTTGCCAGACTCATCAAGGACTTCAAGGTCAAGTTCAATTGCCCCGGAACGGTTGCGATAGGCGAAGCCGGCGATGAGTCGAAGGAGGAAGAGGACTGGTTCCATTTGTTGGTGGTGCACCAGAACCGTGCCGAACGCGGCCCGAAGAACTACCTGCCCGAGGACTTGCTTCCGCCGTTCCTTGACCTGGTGATCTGGGGCCACGAACACGACTGCCGCATCGAGCCGGAGGAGAATGCCAAGCAGCGTTTCTATGTTTCCCAGCCGGGCTCCTCGGTGCCCACTTCCTTGTCCGAGGGCGAGGCCAAGAAGAAGCACGTCGGCCTGCTGGAGATCTACAAGGGGAAGTTCAAGCTTAAGGCCCTTCCGCTGCAGACCGTGCGTCCCTTCGTCTACGAATCCGTCGTACTGCCTGATCGTGCCGAGGAATTGGGTCTGGACGAGGGCGATGCCTCCAACAAAGTGTTTAAATTCGCGAAGGAACGAGTGGAAGCCATGCTTGAGATGGCGGCGACACAGCACACCGGTCATCCCAGGCAGCCTACGCTTCCGCTCATCCGGCTGAGACTTCTCTACACCGACGAGTCATGCATGTTTAATGCGATTCGGTTTGGCCAAATGTTCAGCACGCGGGTTGCCAATGTTCAGGATGTGGTGCAGTTCAGCAAGCTGATCAAACGTACCAAAACGGAGACCGTCAATCTGGACAAAGAGGCCTTGCGACGCGCACTG GAGGCGGATAATGCCACTCGAGTGGAGGAGCTGGTGGATCGTTACTTCGAAGAGGCCAAGTCCAATAAACCTCTGAGGTTGTTCCACTCAAAGGCGCTAGCAGAGATGACCTATCGTCTGGTGGAGCGAAGggatgctgatgctgctgaAAATATTGTCAA GTTCTACAAGGAAAAGGCAGTGGATCATCTAATGGAGTCCATGCCCAACGATGAGAACGTCGACGACGAGCTGACGACATTTAGGGTACGCCACAAACACGAGGATCTGCTGAAAATGCTCGATACTCAGGGTCTGAAGGTGAAGCGTGAAGATAAGTCCACAACCATCTTGGGTAGCGAGGCAAGCACATCCACAGTACCTGCGACGGGACGTGGGCGAGGACGGGGTCGTGGAACAGCTCGAGGCCGAACCGCTGCTGCAGCCGCTCCACGTGGCAAAGCCCAACTGGAAGTGACCGTCAATAACACG CGTTCTTCGGGTCGACAGCAAACACTTTTAAGCAACGTTCGAAATACTGCCAGCTATGTTATATCGGATGATTCTGATTAA
- the Ppt2 gene encoding lysosomal thioesterase PPT2 homolog, producing MRLHWQVLLAFFATCSPISGSLAIKPVVILHGILSGAESMSSLVREIEEFHPGTIVYNCDKFSGWYSLENAWRQVDQVRDYLNEVGKLHPEGIIVLGYSQGGLLARAAIQSLPDHNVKTFISLSSPQAGQYGTSFLHLIFPDLAAKTAFELFYSRVGQHTSVGGYWNDPQRQELYMKYSEFLPLINNEKKTSNSTSFKMGMVRLNRLVMIGGPNDDVITPWQSSHFSYYDENMDVIPFNKRKLFTNDSIGIKTLQEAGKLIIVIKPHVHHLAWHTRKDVIHEVIMPYLD from the exons ATGAGGCTTCATTGGCAAGTCCTGCTGGCGTTTTTCGCAACTTGCTCGCCGATTTCCGGCTCTCTGGCCATCAAACCGGTGGTCATCCTCCACGGAATCCTCTCCGGCGCCGAATCGATGTCTTCTCTGGTTCGGGAAATCGAAGAG TTTCATCCTGGAACCATAGTTTATAACTGCGACAAATTTAGCGGATGGTACAGTCTGGAGAACGCCTGGCGGCAGGTGGATCAAGTTAGGGATTACCTCAACGAAGTGGGCAAACTTCATCCGGAGGGCATTATCGTCCTGG GATACTCCCAGGGAGGCCTTTTGGCCCGGGCGGCCATCCAAAGTCTGCCCGATCACAATGTGAAGACCTTCATATCCCTATCTTCTCCACAAGCGGGCCAATATGGAA CTAGCTTCCTGCATCTGATTTTTCCGGATCTGGCAGCCAAGACGGCCTTCGAGCTGTTTTACTCGCGAGTGGGACAGCACACCTCGGTGGGTGGCTACTGGAACGATCCGCAGCGACAGGAGCTCTACATGAAGTACAGTGAGTTCCTGCCGCTGATCAACAACGAGAAGAAGACCTCCAACTCCACATCCTTCAAGATGGGAATGGTACGGCTCAATAGGTTGGTGATGATCGGCGGGCCAAACGACGATGTGATCACTCCCTGGCAGTCTAG TCACTTTAGTTACTACGACGAAAATATGGATGTGATCCCATTTAACAAGCGAAAGTTATTCACTAACGACTCCATCGGCATCAAAACTCTTCAGGAGGCTGGCAAACTCATTATTGTGATAAAACCCCATGTCCATCATCTTGCCTGGCACACGCGGAAGGACGTAATCCACGAAGTTATAATGCCATATCTGGACTga
- the Osi21 gene encoding uncharacterized protein Osi21, with protein MKRLEWLLLLAFVASVSTAVAPRRRRHSTVESPSSSLGDWGSAWGLGPEMALVRRVYDDCQDKNDFIGCLKQKALHALSRALDQDSIKIVDGLVLEKQNQSETESILGSLTDARQFGNLAPIDRALLSKADKLMRTHTVKIDMDGGGGGVEDSVGRGHEHGHKKKKHKEGGHIKYVVAALLTAMGIAGPLGLKALAAIAGKALVISKVALTIAGIIALKKLFSHDHSEETSFQVHAGEHNRRNTYVIRPVSKTSGGVAAGGVGVTAAGGSSSVDPYRYYYDYHQQ; from the exons ATGAAGCGTCTCGAGTGGCTGCTGCTCCTGGCGTTTGTAGCCTCCGTGTCAACGGCAGTGGCTCCAAGGAGGAGGCGTCACAGCACTGTGGAATCGCCCTCCTCGAGCCTCGGCGATTGGGGATCGGCCTGGGGCCTGGGTCCCGAGATGGCGCTCGTGCGGAGGGTCTACGATGACTGCCAGGACAAGAACGACTTCATCGGCTGCCTCAAGCAGAAAGCCCTCCATGCTCTCAGTCGAGCCCTGGACCAGGACTCCATCAAGATCGTGGATGGTCTGGTGCTGGAGAAGCAGAACCAGAGCGAAACGGAGAGCATCTTGGGCTCCCTGACGGATGCTCGCCAGTTTGGCAACCTGGCGCCCATCGATCGAGCCCTTCTTTCCAAGGCGGACAAGCTTATGCGGACGCACACGGTCAAGATCGACATGGACGGAGGAGGTGGCGGCGTAGAGGATAGTGTGGGCCGAGGCCACGAGCACGGAcacaagaagaagaagcacAAGGAGGGGGGCCACATCAAGTACGTGGTGGCCGCCCTCCTCACCGCCATGGGAATCGCTGGTCCTCTGGGTCTAAAGGCTCTGGCCGCGATCGCCGGCAAGGCCCTCGTCATCAGCAAGGTGGCCCTTACTATTGCCGGGATTATTGCGCTAAAGAAACTCTTCTCGCACGACCACAGCGAGGAGACTAGCTTCCAGGTGCATGCCGGCGAACACAACAG GCGCAACACATACGTGATCCGGCCGGTGTCCAAGACGAGCGGTGGGGTAGCAGCTGGTGGAGTGGGCGTGACTGCTGCCGGTGGCAGCTCATCGGTGGACCCGTATCGCTACTACTACGACTACCACCAGCAGTAA
- the LOC108005962 gene encoding PHD finger protein 21A isoform X2 yields the protein MNSATKVGEIFTAAGQAFSRLGDLTMQLHPNAESPSGSQIRQALKKKAFEDAGIPAKQVPVQQVQHVLQTLPPQQPQQPQQTLQQTPPQVFKSQPIVQHVQLVAQPKQIILHPQTTTTTGTTVTVKQYQQMQKAAALAAAQAAASAANNTPTITENIIIQQPTSTSATVVQQPHVVSTCSSTQIVVPVVPAVSTVSTVLSPTVVIADDVVSTSNPPATTTSTVGSPAGAPAGLKCGPDVSMTLNRINVQENEVDVEECLPAEVVKLDFVSEEVAG from the exons ATGAACTCGGCAACCAAG GTGGGGGAGATTTTCACGGCCGCCGGACAGGCGTTTAGCAGACTGGGCGACCTGACCATGCAGCTGCATCCCAACGCGGAGTCGCCATCCGG CTCCCAGATCCGCCAGGCGCTGAAGAAGAAGGCCTTCGAGGACGCCGGCATTCCCGCCAAGCAAGTGCCCGTCCAGCAGGTGCAACACGTGCTCCAGACTCTGCCGCCCCAGCAACCCCAGCAGCCGCAGCAGACCCTTCAGCAGACACCTCCTCAAGTATTCAAATCGCAGCCCATCGTTCAGCACGTGCAGCTGGTGGCGCAGCCCAAGCAGATCATCCTGCATCCACAGACCACCACCACGACGGGCACGACGGTGACGGTGAAGCAGTACCAGCAGATGCAGAAGGCGGCGGCGCTAGCGGCAGCCCAGGCTGCTGCCTCGGCGGCAAACAACACGCCCACCATCACGGAGAACATCATCATCCAGCAGCCCACGTCCACCTCGGCGACAGTGGTGCAGCAACCTCATGTGGTGTCCACCTGCTCGTCGACGCAGATCGTGGTGCCAGTTGTGCCGGCGGTGTCCACTGTGTCAACAGTACTCTCGCCCACAGTGGTAATTGCCGATGACGTGGTGAGCACCTCCAATCCTCCAGCGACGACGACGTCGACAGTGGGCTCCCCAGCAGGGGCGCCAGCGGGCCTGAAGTGCGGACCTGACGTGTCCATGACCCTCAACCGCATCAACGTGCAGGAGAACGAGGTGGACGTGGAGGAGTGCCTGCCCGCCGAGGTGGTCAAGCTGGACTTTGTCAGCGAGGAGGTGGCCGGGTGA
- the LOC108005962 gene encoding transcription initiation factor TFIID subunit 12 isoform X1 → MNSATKVGEIFTAAGQAFSRLGDLTMQLHPNAESPSGKWTDEEIDMLHSSIMRFSDDLTKISLSIKNRTVSQIRQALKKKAFEDAGIPAKQVPVQQVQHVLQTLPPQQPQQPQQTLQQTPPQVFKSQPIVQHVQLVAQPKQIILHPQTTTTTGTTVTVKQYQQMQKAAALAAAQAAASAANNTPTITENIIIQQPTSTSATVVQQPHVVSTCSSTQIVVPVVPAVSTVSTVLSPTVVIADDVVSTSNPPATTTSTVGSPAGAPAGLKCGPDVSMTLNRINVQENEVDVEECLPAEVVKLDFVSEEVAG, encoded by the exons ATGAACTCGGCAACCAAG GTGGGGGAGATTTTCACGGCCGCCGGACAGGCGTTTAGCAGACTGGGCGACCTGACCATGCAGCTGCATCCCAACGCGGAGTCGCCATCCGG GAAGTGGACGGACGAGGAGATCGACATGCTGCACTCGTCCATCATGCGCTTCTCCGACGACCTGACCAAGATCAGCCTGAGCATCAAGAACCGCACCGT CTCCCAGATCCGCCAGGCGCTGAAGAAGAAGGCCTTCGAGGACGCCGGCATTCCCGCCAAGCAAGTGCCCGTCCAGCAGGTGCAACACGTGCTCCAGACTCTGCCGCCCCAGCAACCCCAGCAGCCGCAGCAGACCCTTCAGCAGACACCTCCTCAAGTATTCAAATCGCAGCCCATCGTTCAGCACGTGCAGCTGGTGGCGCAGCCCAAGCAGATCATCCTGCATCCACAGACCACCACCACGACGGGCACGACGGTGACGGTGAAGCAGTACCAGCAGATGCAGAAGGCGGCGGCGCTAGCGGCAGCCCAGGCTGCTGCCTCGGCGGCAAACAACACGCCCACCATCACGGAGAACATCATCATCCAGCAGCCCACGTCCACCTCGGCGACAGTGGTGCAGCAACCTCATGTGGTGTCCACCTGCTCGTCGACGCAGATCGTGGTGCCAGTTGTGCCGGCGGTGTCCACTGTGTCAACAGTACTCTCGCCCACAGTGGTAATTGCCGATGACGTGGTGAGCACCTCCAATCCTCCAGCGACGACGACGTCGACAGTGGGCTCCCCAGCAGGGGCGCCAGCGGGCCTGAAGTGCGGACCTGACGTGTCCATGACCCTCAACCGCATCAACGTGCAGGAGAACGAGGTGGACGTGGAGGAGTGCCTGCCCGCCGAGGTGGTCAAGCTGGACTTTGTCAGCGAGGAGGTGGCCGGGTGA